One genomic window of Elusimicrobiota bacterium includes the following:
- a CDS encoding carbamate kinase, which produces MAKKNLRIFAFGGNEVSPVGLKDAKTGKDLIPDVALQWQKTAQTCKLVADIIERHPDDLYVMTHGNGPQVGNILLRAEHSRSILPSLPLDVCGADSQGAMGYMLGLLASELQTRGINKQVAALVTQVVVDRNDPDFQTPSKYVGPTYSKEEALDRKAKDGWAVKLYKKDASGQELWRRVVPSPVPTDIVEIDAVEALIKAGIIPVTVGGGGIPVSVVAPTTEGSQDVYTCNYDIKFKKAKGKPAKIYSGVEAVIDKDLASALLGNMLLRRAKARGEEYLVTLTIFTGEDGAKLNYQKPDQVDLRKLTLKEAQEIYNRKPCPFPAGSMGPKIKAAIKFIEEGGQAAYISKTELFDKTLVGTAGTTIVP; this is translated from the coding sequence ATGGCTAAGAAGAACCTGAGGATATTCGCGTTCGGCGGCAACGAGGTCTCGCCGGTGGGCTTGAAGGACGCCAAGACCGGCAAGGACCTCATCCCGGACGTCGCCCTGCAGTGGCAGAAGACGGCGCAGACCTGCAAGCTGGTGGCGGACATCATCGAGAGGCACCCCGACGACCTCTACGTCATGACCCACGGCAACGGGCCGCAGGTGGGCAACATCCTCCTGCGCGCCGAGCACTCCCGCTCCATCCTGCCGTCCTTGCCGCTCGACGTCTGCGGCGCGGACAGCCAGGGCGCCATGGGCTACATGCTGGGCCTGCTCGCCAGCGAACTGCAGACGCGTGGCATAAACAAGCAGGTCGCCGCCTTGGTGACCCAGGTGGTGGTGGACCGCAACGACCCGGACTTCCAGACCCCGTCCAAGTACGTGGGGCCGACCTACAGCAAGGAAGAGGCCCTGGACCGCAAGGCCAAGGACGGCTGGGCCGTCAAGCTCTACAAGAAGGACGCCTCGGGCCAGGAGCTCTGGCGCCGCGTGGTCCCGTCCCCGGTCCCGACCGACATCGTGGAGATCGACGCGGTGGAGGCCCTCATCAAGGCCGGCATCATCCCCGTGACGGTCGGCGGAGGGGGGATCCCGGTATCCGTGGTCGCTCCGACGACGGAAGGGAGCCAGGACGTCTACACCTGCAACTACGACATCAAGTTCAAGAAGGCCAAGGGCAAGCCGGCGAAGATCTATTCCGGCGTGGAGGCCGTCATCGACAAGGACCTGGCCTCGGCGCTCTTGGGCAACATGCTGCTGAGAAGGGCCAAGGCGCGCGGCGAGGAATACCTGGTGACGCTCACCATCTTCACGGGTGAGGACGGCGCCAAGCTCAACTACCAGAAGCCGGACCAGGTGGACCTGCGCAAGCTGACCCTCAAGGAAGCCCAGGAGATCTACAACCGCAAGCCGTGCCCTTTCCCGGCCGGAAGCATGGGGCCGAAGATCAAGGCCGCCATCAAGTTCATCGAGGAGGGCGGGCAGGCGGCCTACATCAGCAAGACCGAGCTCTTCGACAAGACCTTGGTCGGGACCGCGGGCACGACGATAGTCCCGTAA
- the thrC gene encoding threonine synthase, translated as MKVETGSVVGFRCVRCGKDAPDAKGYVCPACSGNLDVVYDYKAVKERLTRKSLEQNPDRSVWRYKDILPIARYQGVPIVHIGWTPLYKAERLGRDLGLANLYLKDDGRNPSASFKDRAGAVAVAKALELGERTITGASTGNAASSMACLTAGLGLKTIIFLPEKAPVAKIAQLLVFGATVIAVKGTYDQAFDLCLKATEEFGWYNRNTGHNPFTREGKKTCSFELVEQLGWQCPDKVFVPVGDGNIISGIWKGFKDFHALGLIDRLPQLVAVQAAGSDAVKRAFESDGVIRPVSGDTLADSISVSVPRDGEAAVKALRESKGFAVSVTDDEILAALRDTARRESVFGEPAGVTSVAGLRKAAGLGLVKRDERVVALITGNGLKDVASAMKAVGKPYLIAPDAGELKKLVRSQNIQ; from the coding sequence ATGAAGGTGGAGACCGGCAGCGTGGTGGGATTCAGATGCGTCCGATGCGGCAAAGATGCCCCGGACGCCAAGGGCTACGTCTGCCCGGCCTGCTCGGGCAACCTGGACGTGGTCTATGACTATAAGGCCGTGAAGGAGAGGCTCACCCGCAAGAGCCTGGAGCAGAACCCCGACCGGAGCGTCTGGCGCTACAAGGACATCCTGCCCATCGCCCGGTACCAGGGCGTGCCTATCGTCCACATCGGCTGGACCCCGCTCTACAAGGCCGAGCGCCTGGGCCGCGACCTGGGGCTGGCGAACCTCTATCTCAAGGACGACGGCCGCAACCCCAGCGCCTCCTTCAAGGACCGGGCCGGAGCCGTGGCCGTGGCCAAGGCCCTGGAGCTGGGCGAGAGGACCATCACCGGCGCCTCCACCGGCAACGCGGCCTCATCCATGGCCTGCCTCACGGCCGGGCTGGGCTTGAAGACCATCATATTCCTGCCTGAGAAGGCTCCCGTCGCCAAGATCGCCCAGCTCCTGGTCTTCGGGGCCACGGTCATCGCGGTCAAGGGCACCTACGACCAGGCCTTCGACCTGTGCCTCAAGGCCACCGAGGAGTTCGGGTGGTACAACCGCAATACGGGCCATAACCCTTTCACCCGCGAGGGCAAGAAGACCTGCTCCTTCGAACTCGTCGAGCAGCTGGGCTGGCAGTGCCCGGACAAGGTCTTCGTCCCCGTGGGCGACGGCAACATCATCAGCGGCATCTGGAAGGGCTTCAAGGACTTCCACGCGCTCGGCCTCATCGACCGCCTGCCGCAGCTGGTGGCGGTGCAGGCCGCGGGCAGCGACGCGGTCAAGCGCGCCTTCGAATCCGACGGGGTCATCCGGCCGGTGAGCGGCGACACGCTCGCGGACAGCATCTCCGTGAGCGTGCCGCGCGACGGGGAAGCCGCGGTCAAGGCCTTGCGGGAATCCAAGGGCTTCGCGGTCTCGGTCACGGACGACGAGATCCTGGCCGCGCTGCGCGACACGGCCCGCCGCGAGAGCGTGTTCGGCGAGCCCGCGGGCGTGACCTCGGTGGCGGGCTTGCGCAAGGCCGCGGGTCTGGGTCTCGTGAAGCGCGACGAGCGGGTCGTGGCCCTCATCACCGGCAATGGCCTCAAGGACGTGGCCAGCGCCATGAAGGCCGTGGGCAAGCCCTACCTCATCGCGCCCGACGCCGGAGAACTCAAGAAGCTGGTCCGATCGCAGAACATCCAATAG
- a CDS encoding glycoside hydrolase family 13 protein, whose translation MRRQAALILVAAVALAACAAPSPRSAVPPAETADDGLAWARGKIWYQVFPERFRNGDPSNDPTVADVPETDGKHRWHLSPWTSDWYEEQPWEVKRSTDFYHMGVVFARRYGGDIQGVIDKLDYLKDLGVDVIYLTPVFEAPSLHKYDASSLHHVDLHFGPDPAGDRQLLAEARETEDPDTWIWTKSDILFLRLIREAHGRGIRVVIDGVFNHTGRQFFAFRDLLKKGKKSRYADWYMVTKWGEKPGDEFEYKAWWDVRSLPILARDSQGLLPGPRKYVFAITKRWLAPNGSAKDGVDGFRLDVIEEVPAPFWKEWRAHVRSIKPQALTVGEIWGDASGWVKDGRIDSTMNYQFAQAAVGFFVDRKTAVSGSAFAARLKTLLDSYAPQKAQLLLNLMDSHDTDRLASMIVNPDRPYGQRHSPRSNPDYDVRKPGAEALQVQKQVAAFQMAFLGAPMVYYGDEAGMWGATDPDDRKPMLWPELVYAPESRHPLGKPRPADPVRFDTGLWGFYRSLMRVRHESPALSGGDLRFLKAALSQSTVGFSRRAGESEALALFNRADQVHRLSLPVAHAGYRDALGNKTLASAKGRLRVEVPAHGFLILLSQPGP comes from the coding sequence ATGCGCCGCCAGGCCGCGCTGATCCTTGTCGCCGCCGTCGCCCTGGCCGCCTGCGCGGCCCCGTCTCCCCGGAGCGCCGTGCCGCCCGCCGAGACCGCCGACGACGGCCTCGCCTGGGCCCGCGGCAAGATCTGGTATCAGGTCTTCCCTGAGCGTTTCCGCAACGGCGACCCATCCAACGACCCTACAGTGGCTGACGTGCCGGAGACCGACGGCAAGCACAGATGGCATCTTTCGCCTTGGACCAGCGACTGGTACGAAGAACAGCCCTGGGAGGTCAAGCGCTCCACCGACTTCTACCACATGGGCGTGGTCTTCGCCCGGCGCTACGGCGGCGACATCCAGGGTGTCATCGACAAGCTCGACTACCTCAAGGACCTCGGCGTGGATGTCATCTACCTCACCCCCGTCTTCGAGGCCCCCAGCCTGCACAAATACGACGCCTCCAGCCTCCACCACGTGGACCTCCATTTCGGCCCCGACCCCGCCGGCGACAGGCAGCTCCTGGCCGAAGCCCGCGAGACCGAAGACCCGGACACCTGGATCTGGACCAAGTCGGACATCCTCTTCCTCCGGCTCATCAGGGAAGCGCACGGCCGGGGCATCAGGGTCGTCATAGACGGCGTCTTCAACCACACGGGCCGGCAGTTCTTCGCCTTCCGGGACCTGCTCAAGAAGGGCAAGAAGTCGCGCTACGCCGACTGGTACATGGTGACCAAGTGGGGGGAGAAGCCCGGCGACGAGTTCGAGTACAAGGCTTGGTGGGACGTCAGATCCCTGCCCATCCTCGCCCGGGACAGCCAGGGCCTCCTGCCCGGGCCCAGGAAATACGTCTTCGCCATCACCAAGAGGTGGCTGGCCCCCAACGGCAGCGCCAAGGACGGCGTGGACGGCTTCCGCCTCGACGTCATCGAGGAGGTCCCCGCGCCGTTCTGGAAGGAATGGCGCGCGCACGTGCGCTCCATCAAGCCCCAGGCCCTGACCGTGGGCGAGATCTGGGGCGACGCTTCGGGCTGGGTCAAGGACGGCCGCATCGACTCCACCATGAACTATCAGTTCGCCCAGGCCGCGGTCGGCTTCTTCGTGGACCGCAAGACCGCGGTCTCGGGCAGCGCCTTCGCGGCGCGCCTCAAGACGCTCCTGGATTCCTACGCCCCGCAGAAGGCCCAGCTGCTCTTGAACCTCATGGACTCCCATGACACGGACCGCCTGGCCAGCATGATCGTCAATCCCGACCGCCCCTACGGCCAGCGCCACAGCCCCCGCTCCAACCCGGACTACGACGTGCGCAAGCCCGGCGCCGAGGCCCTGCAGGTCCAGAAGCAGGTCGCCGCCTTCCAGATGGCCTTCCTGGGCGCGCCCATGGTCTACTACGGCGACGAGGCCGGCATGTGGGGAGCGACCGACCCGGATGACCGCAAGCCCATGCTCTGGCCGGAGCTGGTCTACGCGCCCGAATCTCGCCATCCGTTGGGAAAGCCCCGGCCCGCGGACCCGGTGCGTTTCGACACCGGCTTGTGGGGCTTCTATCGGAGCCTGATGCGCGTGCGCCACGAAAGCCCGGCGCTCTCCGGCGGCGACCTGCGCTTCTTGAAGGCCGCCCTGTCCCAGAGCACGGTGGGATTCTCCCGCCGCGCCGGGGAGTCCGAGGCTCTGGCCCTCTTCAACCGCGCGGACCAAGTCCACCGCCTGTCCCTGCCCGTCGCCCATGCCGGCTACCGCGATGCGCTCGGCAACAAGACCTTGGCCTCGGCCAAGGGGCGTCTGCGCGTCGAGGTCCCGGCGCACGGCTTCCTGATCCTGCTCTCCCAGCCTGGGCCTTAA
- a CDS encoding ornithine carbamoyltransferase, with protein sequence MNLFGKHLVCTQEWSVEELEAVLGLAAEMKKDRFSSKYTSILQHKTFFMFFYNPSVRTRQSFECAATELGAHAQFLEPSAMRLKTSKSAGETIEDAAKVMSRYACGLGIRILEDKVQQYGDGDKLLREYCQHGSIPIVSMAHDKFHPCQGLADVQGAREHLGSIKGKKLLMVWGHGALARSWCSVQESILINSRLGMNVTLANPKGYDLDPEVIANVKKNCQAAGTKFEMTNEPVECYRGADIVYSRNWMSPHAYDPEKGFQKQPEIEAALKYTDWITDSKKMALTNNALYTHPMPVDRGHEVSDEVCSGPRSIIYDVAENRLHAQKAIMALTMSKFDYKPSGKPAGKQRVAA encoded by the coding sequence ATGAATCTATTTGGAAAGCACCTCGTCTGCACGCAGGAGTGGAGCGTGGAAGAGCTGGAGGCCGTGCTGGGACTGGCGGCCGAGATGAAGAAGGACCGCTTCTCGTCCAAGTACACATCGATCCTGCAGCACAAGACTTTCTTCATGTTCTTCTACAACCCCTCGGTGCGCACCCGCCAATCGTTCGAGTGCGCGGCCACCGAGCTCGGCGCCCATGCCCAGTTCCTGGAACCTTCCGCCATGCGCCTGAAGACCAGCAAGTCCGCCGGCGAGACCATCGAGGACGCGGCCAAGGTCATGAGCCGCTACGCCTGCGGCCTGGGCATCCGCATCCTGGAAGACAAGGTCCAGCAATACGGCGACGGGGACAAGTTGCTGCGGGAGTACTGCCAGCACGGCTCCATCCCGATCGTCAGCATGGCCCACGACAAGTTCCACCCCTGCCAGGGCCTGGCCGACGTGCAGGGCGCGCGCGAGCATCTGGGCAGCATCAAGGGCAAGAAGCTCCTCATGGTCTGGGGCCACGGCGCCCTGGCCCGCTCCTGGTGCAGCGTGCAGGAGAGCATCCTCATCAACTCGCGCCTGGGCATGAACGTGACCTTGGCCAATCCCAAGGGCTACGACCTCGACCCCGAGGTCATCGCCAACGTCAAGAAGAACTGCCAGGCCGCCGGCACCAAGTTCGAGATGACCAACGAGCCCGTGGAGTGCTACCGCGGCGCGGACATCGTCTACTCCCGCAACTGGATGAGCCCCCACGCCTACGATCCGGAGAAGGGCTTCCAGAAGCAGCCGGAGATCGAGGCCGCGCTCAAGTACACGGACTGGATCACCGACTCCAAGAAGATGGCGCTCACCAACAACGCCCTCTACACGCACCCCATGCCGGTGGACCGCGGCCATGAGGTTTCGGACGAGGTCTGCAGCGGCCCGCGCTCCATCATCTACGACGTGGCCGAGAACCGCCTGCACGCTCAGAAGGCCATCATGGCCTTGACCATGAGCAAGTTCGACTACAAGCCGTCGGGCAAGCCCGCCGGCAAGCAGCGCGTGGCGGCATAG
- a CDS encoding YgeY family selenium metabolism-linked hydrolase encodes MDRTKALGRILERDRGRMVEFLRDIIALPSPSGGEGKVARRTVQEMKACGFAKAFVDKIGNAVGVMGSGKPVILFDAHMDTVGIHDRSLWKCDPYKGKVDAKYVYGRGAAENKGALASIIYGAKAMREAGLLAGTVIVTGSTLEEDCDGLGLWYALAKTGLKPEAVVIGKFTELKVMRGQRGRMEIQATVPGRSCHASTPQEGVNPIYAALPLIAGIEKLDPRLKRDAFLGKGTIAVTQISVKSPGFNRLGHEVRLSIDRRLTAGETKELALRQIRALPGAKGAKVETLFYEKPASTGLVQKTEKYFPGWSMPEDCRVVRAAKRAAAAALGAPPVVDKWTVSSNGVSSCGLLGIPSVGFGPGEKRFLHNYEDRIAIADLVKAARFYALYPGAYQASK; translated from the coding sequence ATGGACCGAACCAAGGCTTTAGGCCGGATATTGGAGCGCGACCGCGGCCGGATGGTCGAGTTCCTGCGCGACATCATCGCTTTGCCCAGCCCCAGCGGGGGCGAAGGCAAGGTGGCGCGGAGGACCGTCCAAGAGATGAAGGCGTGCGGCTTCGCCAAGGCCTTCGTGGACAAGATCGGCAACGCGGTGGGCGTGATGGGCTCGGGCAAGCCCGTGATCCTCTTCGATGCGCACATGGACACGGTCGGCATCCACGACCGGAGCCTGTGGAAGTGCGACCCCTATAAGGGGAAGGTCGACGCCAAGTACGTGTACGGACGCGGCGCGGCCGAGAACAAGGGCGCGCTGGCCTCCATCATCTACGGCGCCAAGGCCATGCGCGAGGCCGGTCTGCTGGCCGGGACCGTGATCGTCACGGGCAGCACGCTCGAGGAGGACTGCGACGGCCTGGGCTTGTGGTACGCTTTGGCCAAGACGGGCTTGAAGCCCGAGGCGGTGGTGATAGGGAAATTCACGGAGCTCAAGGTCATGCGCGGCCAGCGCGGCCGCATGGAGATCCAGGCCACGGTGCCGGGGAGATCCTGCCACGCCTCCACCCCGCAAGAAGGGGTCAATCCCATCTACGCGGCCCTGCCGCTCATCGCGGGCATCGAGAAGCTGGATCCGAGGCTCAAGAGAGACGCGTTCTTGGGCAAGGGCACCATCGCGGTCACGCAGATCAGCGTCAAGAGCCCGGGCTTCAACCGGCTGGGGCACGAGGTGCGGCTGTCCATCGACCGTCGGCTGACGGCCGGGGAGACCAAGGAGCTCGCGCTGCGCCAGATCCGCGCTTTGCCGGGCGCGAAAGGCGCCAAGGTGGAGACGCTGTTCTACGAGAAACCGGCCTCGACGGGGCTGGTGCAGAAGACTGAGAAGTACTTCCCCGGCTGGTCCATGCCCGAGGACTGCCGGGTCGTCCGGGCGGCCAAGCGGGCCGCGGCGGCGGCTCTGGGCGCCCCGCCCGTGGTGGACAAGTGGACGGTGAGCTCCAACGGTGTCTCCTCCTGCGGCTTGCTGGGCATCCCGAGCGTGGGATTCGGCCCGGGGGAGAAGCGGTTCCTGCACAACTATGAGGACCGCATCGCCATAGCGGACCTGGTCAAGGCGGCCAGGTTCTACGCCCTGTATCCTGGGGCGTACCAGGCCTCCAAATAG
- a CDS encoding MFS transporter: MIAPITHDPPPPADSRAAFRYPDFRLYQASRFLGVVAIEMQSVAIGWQVYELTRRPLDLGLVGLVQFLPGILLFLLSGHAADRFPRRQIILCCLAGFALCSMLLFGLTLHGPASVRPIYLVLVLFGIVRAFYGPAGQAFLPLLVPQEHFPNAVAWSSSVFQAATILGPTMGGLIYGWTGGAHAVYAASAAALIAAALFILAMRLRSSQARQEPPTLDSLLAGFTYVWKTKILLGAVSLDLFAVLLGGAVALLPIYAREILHTGPWGLGLLRSAPGIGAILTAVALAHRPLGRRAGAAMLGCVGGFGVFTIVFGLSRSLPLSMAALFLAGACDMVSVVVRGTVVQLETPDRMRGRVSAINMVFIGASNELGQFESGLTAQAFGTVPAVVLGGLGTLAVVAAWTRLFPALRRVSLAPAPVKAVPEEPGLTADPAG; the protein is encoded by the coding sequence ATGATAGCACCTATCACCCACGATCCGCCGCCTCCCGCCGATTCCCGCGCCGCCTTCCGCTACCCGGATTTCCGGCTCTACCAGGCCTCGCGCTTCCTGGGCGTCGTCGCCATCGAGATGCAGTCCGTGGCCATCGGCTGGCAGGTCTACGAGCTCACCCGCCGCCCCCTCGACCTGGGCCTGGTAGGCCTGGTGCAGTTCCTGCCCGGCATCCTGCTCTTCCTCCTCTCCGGCCACGCCGCCGACCGCTTCCCCCGCCGCCAGATCATCCTCTGCTGCCTGGCCGGCTTCGCCCTCTGCTCCATGCTGCTCTTCGGCCTGACCCTGCACGGCCCGGCCTCGGTCCGGCCCATCTACCTCGTCCTGGTCCTCTTCGGCATCGTGCGCGCCTTCTACGGGCCGGCTGGGCAGGCTTTCCTGCCCCTGCTCGTGCCGCAGGAGCATTTCCCCAACGCCGTGGCCTGGAGCTCGTCGGTGTTCCAGGCCGCCACCATCCTCGGGCCAACTATGGGCGGACTGATCTACGGCTGGACCGGAGGGGCCCATGCGGTCTACGCGGCCTCGGCCGCGGCCCTGATCGCCGCGGCCCTGTTCATCCTGGCCATGCGCCTGAGGAGCTCCCAGGCCCGCCAGGAGCCGCCGACTCTGGACTCTTTGCTCGCCGGCTTCACCTACGTCTGGAAGACCAAGATCCTGCTGGGGGCGGTGTCCTTGGACCTCTTCGCGGTCCTGCTCGGCGGCGCGGTGGCGCTGCTGCCCATCTACGCCCGCGAGATCCTCCATACCGGGCCCTGGGGCTTGGGCCTGCTGCGCAGCGCCCCCGGCATCGGCGCCATCCTGACCGCCGTGGCCCTGGCGCACCGGCCCCTGGGACGCCGGGCCGGCGCGGCCATGCTCGGCTGCGTGGGCGGTTTCGGCGTCTTCACCATTGTCTTCGGCCTCTCGCGCTCCTTGCCCCTCTCTATGGCGGCCCTGTTCCTGGCCGGGGCCTGCGACATGGTCAGCGTGGTGGTGCGCGGCACGGTGGTCCAGCTCGAGACCCCGGACCGCATGCGCGGCCGGGTCAGCGCCATCAACATGGTCTTCATCGGCGCCTCCAACGAACTGGGACAATTCGAGTCCGGCCTGACCGCGCAGGCGTTCGGTACCGTGCCCGCCGTGGTGCTGGGCGGGCTGGGGACGCTCGCGGTGGTGGCGGCCTGGACCCGGCTCTTCCCCGCGCTGCGCCGGGTGAGCCTGGCCCCGGCGCCGGTCAAGGCCGTGCCCGAGGAGCCTGGCCTGACCGCGGACCCGGCCGGCTGA
- a CDS encoding pyridoxal-phosphate dependent enzyme, whose translation MSKNDAVLKKTVARCRERGIVIPTFAQLANPASVPDSVKKRLKSVGLWDVDPANLFRITWKNDVKTGLFGDVNYLEIPSELTGVPARVIGLVGKYFPTGAHKVGAAFGCLAPRLVTGEFDPSSQKAVWPSTGNFCRGGAFDCAVLACTAVAILPEEMSQERFAWLKSIGAEVIATPGCESNVKEIYDKCWDIRKNRKDCVIFNQFEEFGNSLWHYHVTGPAIEEVFAKVRGKKGRLAGYASATGSAGTIAAGDRLKKDFPLAKVGAVEALQCPTLLLNGFGGHRIEGIGDKHVPWIHNVRNTDMVLAVDDEDVVRLLRLFNEPAGKKMLKSQGLKESFIESLPLLGFSGICNMLAAVKMAKHYELGKDDVVFTIFTDSVELYGSRLKEMHQEHGVYTETQAAGDLERRLRGVGIDHLRELGYYDRKALHNLKYFTWVEQQGRTVEDLNALWAPEFWDRTFAQVGEYDKLITEFNERTGLLKDSGAKAVGAGGKA comes from the coding sequence ATGTCCAAGAACGACGCAGTCCTGAAGAAGACCGTGGCCCGCTGCCGCGAGCGCGGCATCGTCATCCCGACTTTCGCGCAGCTGGCCAATCCCGCCTCGGTGCCGGACAGCGTCAAGAAGAGGCTCAAATCCGTCGGCCTCTGGGACGTGGACCCGGCGAACCTCTTCCGCATCACCTGGAAGAACGACGTCAAGACCGGCCTCTTCGGCGACGTGAACTACCTGGAGATCCCCAGCGAACTGACCGGGGTGCCGGCCCGCGTCATCGGGCTCGTCGGCAAGTACTTCCCGACCGGCGCGCACAAGGTGGGCGCCGCCTTCGGCTGCCTGGCGCCGCGCCTGGTGACCGGCGAATTCGACCCGAGCTCCCAGAAGGCGGTCTGGCCCTCCACCGGCAACTTCTGCCGCGGCGGGGCTTTCGACTGCGCGGTGCTGGCCTGCACGGCCGTGGCCATATTGCCCGAGGAGATGAGCCAGGAGCGCTTCGCTTGGCTCAAGTCCATCGGCGCCGAGGTCATCGCCACGCCCGGCTGCGAGAGCAACGTCAAGGAGATCTACGACAAGTGCTGGGACATCCGCAAGAACCGCAAGGACTGCGTGATCTTCAACCAGTTCGAGGAGTTCGGCAACTCGCTGTGGCACTACCACGTCACGGGGCCGGCCATAGAGGAAGTGTTCGCGAAGGTCAGGGGCAAGAAGGGACGCCTGGCGGGCTACGCCTCGGCCACGGGCTCGGCCGGGACCATCGCGGCGGGTGACCGGCTGAAGAAGGACTTCCCGCTCGCCAAGGTCGGGGCGGTCGAGGCTCTGCAGTGCCCGACTTTGCTCTTGAACGGCTTCGGCGGGCACCGCATCGAGGGCATCGGCGACAAGCACGTGCCCTGGATACACAACGTGCGCAACACGGACATGGTGCTGGCCGTCGATGACGAAGACGTGGTGCGCCTGCTGCGGCTCTTCAACGAGCCCGCCGGCAAGAAGATGCTCAAGAGCCAGGGGCTCAAGGAGTCCTTCATCGAATCCTTGCCGCTCTTGGGCTTCTCCGGCATCTGCAACATGCTGGCCGCGGTGAAGATGGCCAAGCACTATGAGCTGGGCAAGGATGACGTCGTGTTCACCATCTTCACGGACTCGGTCGAGCTCTACGGCTCGCGGCTCAAGGAGATGCACCAGGAGCACGGCGTCTACACCGAGACCCAGGCGGCCGGGGATCTGGAGCGCAGGCTGCGCGGGGTGGGCATCGACCATCTGCGCGAGCTGGGCTACTACGACCGCAAGGCCCTGCACAACCTCAAGTACTTCACCTGGGTGGAGCAGCAGGGCCGGACCGTGGAGGACCTCAACGCGCTCTGGGCCCCCGAGTTCTGGGACCGGACCTTCGCGCAGGTGGGCGAATACGACAAGCTGATAACGGAGTTCAACGAGCGGACCGGCCTGCTCAAGGATTCCGGCGCCAAGGCCGTGGGGGCGGGCGGCAAAGCCTAA
- a CDS encoding M14 family metallopeptidase: MPRLLLAVAFALCAAQPAFADPGIRSDESNKSLTELKGQAQVDELPAVQEPSGAAVEQRYWVVVKVASRSDRTAVATAGMAIEEIRPDRVAGTAHIKTIQALQAAGYVIMFQQSLVQWSKDFPAQDKAYHNYDRMKAALDAVAKSSPKLASVFSIGKGWQGRDIWALRFNTTESGTKPSKKPGALFVGDHHAREHLSVEMPIKIAEYLAAHQSDAAVKKLLDSRDVYVVPMLNPDGAEYDISTGQYKWHRKNMRVNSDKEIGVDLNRNCDFIFGGAGSSGSTYSDTYHGPSAFSEPETKALRDFLDSRPNVRTLNTFHSYSDLIMYPWGGKDGPVDDAADLKAFQAMAGAMGKMMGFGVEQSNEMYVATGDCADWAYDKHKIFAFTTELGGGSFYPGAAEIATEAPGQIQAALYMVEYSDDPHRASSAFTAAK; this comes from the coding sequence ATGCCGAGACTGCTCCTCGCCGTGGCTTTCGCCCTCTGCGCCGCCCAGCCCGCCTTTGCCGACCCCGGCATCCGATCCGACGAATCCAACAAGTCCTTGACCGAGCTCAAGGGGCAGGCCCAAGTCGATGAGCTCCCCGCCGTTCAGGAGCCCTCCGGCGCGGCCGTGGAGCAGCGCTACTGGGTGGTGGTGAAGGTCGCCTCGCGCTCGGACCGCACGGCCGTCGCCACCGCCGGCATGGCCATCGAGGAGATCCGGCCCGACCGAGTGGCCGGCACCGCGCACATCAAGACCATCCAGGCCCTGCAGGCGGCCGGCTACGTGATCATGTTCCAACAGTCTTTGGTCCAGTGGTCGAAGGACTTCCCCGCGCAGGACAAGGCCTACCACAATTACGACCGCATGAAGGCGGCGCTCGACGCCGTGGCCAAGTCCAGCCCCAAGCTGGCCTCGGTCTTCTCCATCGGCAAGGGCTGGCAGGGCCGCGACATCTGGGCCCTGCGCTTCAACACCACCGAGTCCGGGACCAAGCCCAGCAAGAAGCCCGGCGCGCTCTTCGTGGGCGACCACCACGCCCGCGAGCACCTCAGCGTGGAGATGCCCATCAAGATCGCCGAGTACCTCGCGGCGCACCAGTCGGACGCGGCGGTCAAGAAACTGCTCGACTCCCGCGACGTCTACGTGGTCCCCATGCTCAACCCGGACGGGGCCGAGTACGACATCTCCACGGGACAGTACAAGTGGCACCGCAAGAACATGCGGGTCAACTCCGACAAGGAGATCGGGGTGGACCTCAACCGCAACTGCGACTTCATCTTCGGGGGCGCGGGCTCCTCGGGCTCCACCTACAGCGACACCTACCACGGCCCCAGCGCCTTCTCCGAGCCGGAGACCAAGGCCCTGCGGGACTTCCTGGACAGCCGGCCCAACGTGCGCACGCTCAACACCTTCCACAGCTACAGCGACCTGATCATGTATCCCTGGGGAGGCAAGGACGGGCCGGTGGATGACGCCGCGGACCTCAAGGCCTTCCAGGCCATGGCCGGGGCCATGGGCAAGATGATGGGCTTCGGGGTCGAGCAGTCCAACGAGATGTACGTGGCCACGGGCGACTGCGCGGACTGGGCCTACGACAAGCACAAGATATTCGCCTTCACCACGGAGCTGGGCGGCGGCAGCTTCTACCCGGGCGCGGCCGAGATCGCGACGGAGGCCCCGGGCCAGATCCAGGCCGCCCTCTACATGGTCGAGTACTCGGACGACCCGCATCGGGCCTCGTCCGCTTTCACCGCCGCGAAGTAG